In Planctomycetaceae bacterium, a single genomic region encodes these proteins:
- a CDS encoding MoxR family ATPase, producing MNDSAIRDLPNRVSQLRTQTLAAIGQVVVGLDAVTEQLLMALLAGGHVLLEGVPGTAKTTLCRTFSTVLGIDYERVQFTPDLLPSDVTGTQVLDRATSDFILRRGPIFCQLLLADELNRAPARTQSALLEAMQENQVTIEGTTLPLPAPFMVLATQNPIEQEGVYRLPEAQLDRFLFRVEVGYPLREAEVAMLELHSRDIVTPEPVASADEVLLIQKQIDSVFCTQELREYIIDLVRSSRQHADLALGGSPRAAINLMKAARVRALLYRRDYLTHEDVQAVALPVLGHRIILRPEAEMDGRTPRQIVEEVIASVPVLGVTPAPSESTPKR from the coding sequence GTGAACGATTCCGCCATCAGAGACCTTCCGAACCGTGTCAGTCAGCTTCGAACTCAGACGCTGGCGGCGATCGGCCAGGTGGTTGTGGGCCTGGACGCCGTGACCGAACAACTGCTGATGGCACTGCTGGCCGGCGGACACGTGCTGCTGGAAGGCGTGCCGGGCACCGCCAAGACGACCCTGTGCCGCACGTTTTCCACAGTGCTGGGGATCGATTACGAGCGTGTGCAGTTTACGCCGGACCTGCTTCCCTCCGACGTCACCGGCACGCAGGTGCTGGACCGCGCCACCAGCGATTTTATCCTTCGCAGGGGACCAATATTCTGTCAACTGCTGCTGGCCGACGAATTGAACCGAGCTCCCGCCAGAACGCAGTCGGCGCTGCTGGAAGCGATGCAGGAAAATCAGGTGACGATCGAAGGCACGACACTGCCGCTGCCCGCTCCGTTTATGGTCCTGGCGACTCAGAATCCGATTGAACAGGAGGGAGTCTATCGGCTTCCGGAAGCTCAGCTTGACCGGTTCCTGTTTCGTGTGGAAGTCGGCTACCCGCTGCGCGAAGCGGAAGTTGCGATGCTGGAACTTCACAGCCGCGACATTGTGACTCCCGAACCCGTGGCCAGCGCGGATGAAGTGCTGTTGATTCAGAAGCAGATCGATTCCGTGTTCTGCACGCAGGAACTTCGCGAGTACATCATCGATCTGGTCCGCAGCAGCCGCCAACACGCGGACCTGGCACTCGGCGGCAGCCCGCGAGCCGCCATCAATCTGATGAAGGCCGCGCGAGTTCGTGCGCTGCTTTACCGCCGCGACTACCTGACTCACGAAGACGTGCAGGCCGTCGCGCTGCCGGTTCTCGGGCACCGCATTATTCTTCGTCCCGAAGCCGAAATGGACGGCCGCACTCCCCGGCAGATCGTCGAGGAAGTCATCGCATCCGTCCCGGTTCTGGGTGTGACACCGGCGCCTTCCGAAAGCACTCCGAAGCGATGA
- a CDS encoding DUF4350 domain-containing protein — translation MLIARSVTPAAPLAEGSRRRTDGTGTHGRGHWLPAGRAQLRVAALLIVICVRAAAFPVPLAAQQAPSPVVPGDWHFGFEMFEMLLEQRGLQHVQTAADAFSSPSQTVIVIIGELPNEQFWSEAWGFLQGGGRILVASDQDGIARRWFRMNAGPVTTNRRAYQYQRHGDCLQIVDLDESHPLTSGVKTVIVNRSGWLSDLSDTGTNWQIVAQLPPLTFPSESAGMPLIAVSEWRSSGRLILVADHSLLTNGMLWHGDNAMLAINLCHSLCHPDRQKLMFIVDGQLQGTYALRLPPNVPPPAISLPPKPKPPESIPELPVDQMVRIANLVVTKVEDSNLLNSAVMQRPRDVPAAYFHRGLLLAAVLAALVVMARALTNSSPSLAVPTQTRDMLSAADLNAVRQDTAEGRGLAARLLVFELCRQLTSSRDPADWRKLVTEQSLAGDSRALPKSVRETIPLLLSLAFGSRTPHLSRTRFLDVGRAVEHIRSRNAAT, via the coding sequence ATGCTGATTGCCAGGTCAGTGACGCCGGCAGCGCCGCTGGCGGAAGGTTCCCGTCGCCGCACGGACGGCACGGGTACACATGGCAGGGGACACTGGCTGCCTGCAGGCCGGGCACAACTGCGGGTCGCTGCGCTGCTGATCGTGATCTGCGTTCGTGCGGCCGCCTTTCCGGTACCGCTGGCTGCGCAGCAAGCTCCCAGTCCTGTGGTCCCAGGCGACTGGCATTTCGGTTTTGAAATGTTCGAAATGCTGCTGGAACAGCGCGGACTGCAGCACGTCCAGACGGCGGCCGACGCGTTTTCCAGTCCGAGCCAGACGGTGATTGTCATCATTGGCGAACTGCCGAACGAGCAATTCTGGTCCGAGGCGTGGGGCTTCCTGCAGGGCGGCGGACGAATTCTGGTCGCGTCGGATCAGGACGGTATCGCCCGTCGGTGGTTTCGGATGAACGCAGGGCCGGTCACCACGAATCGACGGGCGTACCAGTATCAGCGGCATGGCGACTGTCTGCAGATTGTCGATCTGGATGAGTCACATCCGCTGACATCGGGTGTGAAAACAGTGATTGTGAATCGCTCCGGCTGGCTGTCGGACCTGTCCGACACGGGAACCAATTGGCAGATTGTTGCTCAGCTTCCGCCGCTGACGTTTCCGTCGGAGTCCGCCGGTATGCCGCTGATCGCGGTTTCCGAATGGAGATCGTCGGGCCGTTTGATTTTGGTCGCGGATCACAGTCTGCTGACAAACGGAATGCTGTGGCACGGGGACAACGCGATGCTGGCGATCAATCTCTGCCATTCGCTGTGTCACCCGGACCGGCAGAAGCTGATGTTCATTGTTGACGGGCAGTTACAGGGAACCTATGCGCTGCGGCTGCCGCCGAACGTGCCGCCTCCCGCGATCAGTCTGCCACCAAAGCCGAAGCCACCGGAATCCATTCCGGAACTGCCTGTGGATCAGATGGTGCGGATCGCGAATCTGGTGGTGACCAAAGTGGAAGACTCTAACCTGCTGAACAGCGCGGTGATGCAGCGGCCGCGTGACGTTCCGGCTGCGTATTTTCATCGGGGACTGCTGCTGGCGGCGGTGCTCGCGGCACTGGTTGTGATGGCTCGCGCGCTGACCAACAGCAGCCCGAGTCTCGCCGTACCGACGCAGACTCGGGACATGCTGTCGGCGGCGGACCTGAACGCTGTGCGGCAGGATACGGCCGAAGGTCGCGGCTTGGCGGCTCGGCTGCTGGTGTTCGAACTCTGCCGGCAACTGACGTCGTCGCGTGATCCGGCCGACTGGCGAAAGCTGGTCACCGAACAGTCGCTCGCCGGAGACTCACGGGCGCTGCCGAAGTCGGTCCGGGAAACCATCCCGCTGCTGTTGTCACTTGCCTTTGGCAGTCGGACGCCTCATCTTTCACGCACTCGGTTTCTGGATGTCGGCCGGGCGGTCGAGCACATTCGCAGTCGGAATGCCGCGACATGA
- the xylB gene encoding xylulokinase, with translation MAAFLGIDIGTSGTKTLAIREDGTILSSATEEYPLSNPKPGWSEQNPADWWAATVKTVRRVMKAGKLKPGDVSGIGLSGQMHGSVFLNKSRSVIRPALLWNDQRTAAECDEIEQRAGGRRALINMVANPALTGFTAPKILWLRNHEPKNFDRTVQVLLPKDYVRFLLTGEFATEVSDASGTLLLDVVNRRWSNELLGRLDLDASLLPRVYESEDITGELTSSAAGELGLQSGTPVVGGGGDQAAGAIGNGIVRKGVVSATMGTSGVVFAHSDEVQVDPDGRLHTFCHAVRGKWHVMGCVLSAGGSLQWFRNQLCQEESAAAKKQKIDPYELITQLAASAPAGSEGLFFLPYLTGERTPHADPYARACWIGLSLRHGRAHMARSVMEGATFAMRDTLEIIRQMNIPVNEIRLSGGGARSEFWRQMQADIYGQPVITINAEEGPAYGVALLAAAGTGAYRNVAEACKATISVVSKTTAGAAAKKTYNAAYPVYGKLYQSLKNDFRSIQSLL, from the coding sequence ATGGCAGCATTTCTGGGGATTGACATCGGGACAAGCGGCACGAAAACGCTGGCGATCCGCGAAGACGGGACGATCCTGAGTTCCGCGACGGAAGAATATCCGCTGTCGAACCCCAAACCCGGCTGGTCAGAACAGAACCCCGCCGATTGGTGGGCTGCCACAGTGAAGACCGTTCGCCGTGTGATGAAGGCCGGTAAACTGAAACCGGGTGATGTCAGCGGCATCGGACTCAGCGGCCAGATGCACGGCAGCGTGTTCCTGAACAAGTCGCGCAGCGTGATCCGGCCTGCGCTGTTGTGGAACGACCAGCGAACCGCCGCCGAATGTGACGAAATCGAACAGCGCGCGGGAGGCCGCCGGGCTCTGATTAACATGGTGGCCAATCCCGCACTGACCGGCTTTACGGCTCCCAAGATACTGTGGCTGCGAAACCACGAACCAAAGAACTTCGACCGGACCGTTCAGGTGCTGCTGCCGAAGGACTACGTTCGGTTTCTGCTCACAGGGGAATTCGCGACCGAAGTCAGTGATGCGTCGGGGACACTGCTGCTGGACGTGGTGAATCGCCGCTGGTCGAATGAACTGCTGGGCAGGCTGGATCTGGACGCGTCACTGCTGCCTCGCGTGTACGAATCCGAAGACATCACCGGCGAACTTACATCATCGGCGGCCGGCGAACTGGGACTGCAGTCCGGCACGCCGGTGGTCGGCGGAGGCGGCGACCAGGCAGCCGGCGCGATCGGTAACGGCATCGTTCGCAAGGGAGTCGTGTCCGCCACGATGGGCACCAGCGGCGTCGTGTTTGCTCACAGCGACGAAGTGCAGGTCGATCCCGACGGACGGCTGCACACGTTTTGTCACGCGGTGCGCGGCAAGTGGCACGTCATGGGCTGCGTCCTGTCCGCCGGAGGCAGCCTGCAGTGGTTTCGCAACCAGCTTTGCCAGGAGGAAAGTGCAGCGGCAAAAAAACAGAAGATCGACCCGTACGAACTGATTACTCAACTGGCCGCCAGTGCTCCGGCCGGTTCCGAAGGACTGTTCTTTCTGCCGTATCTGACGGGAGAACGGACTCCACACGCCGATCCGTACGCCCGCGCGTGCTGGATCGGACTCAGCCTGCGACACGGAAGAGCCCACATGGCTCGCTCGGTCATGGAAGGTGCGACCTTCGCCATGCGGGATACTTTGGAAATCATCAGACAGATGAATATCCCGGTAAACGAAATCCGGTTGTCCGGTGGCGGTGCCCGAAGTGAGTTCTGGCGACAGATGCAGGCCGATATCTACGGCCAGCCGGTGATCACGATCAACGCGGAAGAAGGTCCGGCGTACGGCGTGGCACTGCTGGCCGCGGCGGGGACCGGCGCTTACCGGAATGTCGCCGAAGCCTGCAAGGCGACCATTTCTGTCGTGTCAAAAACGACAGCCGGCGCGGCCGCAAAGAAGACCTACAACGCGGCCTACCCCGTCTACGGGAAACTCTATCAGTCGCTGAAGAACGACTTCCGCAGCATCCAGTCGCTGCTTTGA
- a CDS encoding isoprenyl transferase, with amino-acid sequence MSREPEYSDQQIEELGLLRERLPRHIAIIMDGNGRWAQKRGFPRVEGHRRGVHSVRSVVEECSRLGLKQLTLYCFSSENWKRPQRELSLLMRLLKQYVIEERREIQEQGLRFRVIGKLEELAPAIQKEIAKTVQVSANNDGMTLCLAVNYGARLEITEAVRRICATVQQGELRPEQISEDTVAAHLMTAGMPDPDLVIRTASEMRISNFLLWQISYSELWVTETFWPDFREANLHQALKDFAARDRRFGGLKVPPEEAASA; translated from the coding sequence TTGTCTCGCGAACCGGAATATTCGGACCAGCAGATCGAGGAACTCGGCCTGCTGCGCGAACGCCTTCCGCGCCATATCGCGATCATCATGGATGGCAATGGCCGCTGGGCTCAGAAACGCGGATTTCCCCGAGTGGAAGGCCATCGCCGGGGCGTGCATTCTGTCCGAAGTGTCGTCGAGGAATGTTCCCGCCTGGGACTGAAGCAACTGACGCTGTACTGCTTTTCCAGCGAAAACTGGAAGCGCCCTCAGCGGGAACTCAGCCTGCTGATGCGGCTTCTGAAGCAGTACGTCATTGAGGAACGCCGCGAAATTCAGGAACAGGGACTGCGGTTTCGCGTGATCGGCAAGCTGGAAGAACTGGCCCCGGCTATTCAGAAGGAAATCGCGAAAACAGTTCAAGTGTCCGCAAACAACGACGGGATGACGTTGTGTCTGGCCGTGAACTACGGTGCCCGGCTGGAAATCACCGAAGCGGTTCGAAGAATCTGCGCCACTGTTCAGCAGGGCGAACTCCGTCCGGAACAGATCAGCGAAGACACTGTCGCCGCACATCTGATGACGGCGGGAATGCCGGATCCGGATCTGGTAATTCGCACGGCCAGCGAAATGCGGATCAGCAATTTTCTGTTGTGGCAGATCAGCTATTCGGAACTGTGGGTAACGGAAACATTCTGGCCGGATTTCCGCGAAGCGAATCTTCATCAGGCACTGAAGGATTTCGCCGCGAGAGACCGCCGGTTCGGGGGATTGAAGGTTCCGCCGGAAGAAGCCGCGTCGGCGTAA
- a CDS encoding phosphatidate cytidylyltransferase has protein sequence MLGWRLLISAVLIPLLLVLFRWDASIGDRAPVLLLICIGLSIRCCFELTQLLRTRAMQPSFGLTSAICVLTILAAWNHVRMPPVAGINGLLISVGWIGAALTAGFLVLMIYEAVRFVQPGHAMESLGANAVTILFCGGLVALTAQFRWFPTPQIGYFAIGSMIIAVKSGDIGAYSFGRLWGKRKLIPRLSPGKTWMGAVGAIVGSSLGGWLWLTFGGALFDEKPSAGSLLVVLGYGATMGLVGLIGDLCESLIKRDVGQKDSAALMPGFGGLLDLLDSVLFASPFALAWWARLPPAG, from the coding sequence ATGCTTGGCTGGCGACTTCTGATTTCCGCAGTCCTGATTCCGCTGCTGCTGGTGCTGTTCCGCTGGGACGCATCGATCGGCGACCGTGCTCCGGTGCTGTTGCTGATCTGTATCGGGCTTAGCATTCGCTGCTGCTTTGAGCTGACGCAACTGCTGCGGACTCGCGCGATGCAGCCTTCGTTCGGCCTGACGTCAGCGATTTGCGTGCTGACGATTCTGGCCGCGTGGAATCATGTTCGAATGCCGCCGGTCGCCGGAATCAATGGACTGCTGATTTCCGTCGGCTGGATTGGTGCCGCGCTGACTGCCGGATTCCTGGTGCTGATGATTTACGAAGCCGTCCGGTTCGTTCAGCCGGGACACGCGATGGAATCGCTCGGTGCGAATGCCGTCACGATTCTGTTTTGCGGCGGCCTGGTGGCGCTGACGGCTCAGTTCCGCTGGTTTCCGACGCCGCAGATTGGTTACTTCGCGATTGGTTCGATGATCATTGCCGTGAAATCCGGTGACATCGGGGCGTACTCATTCGGCCGATTGTGGGGAAAACGGAAGCTGATTCCGCGGCTGAGTCCCGGCAAGACGTGGATGGGTGCCGTGGGAGCAATCGTCGGAAGTTCGCTGGGCGGCTGGCTGTGGCTGACATTCGGCGGCGCGCTGTTCGACGAGAAACCATCCGCCGGAAGTCTGCTGGTCGTGCTGGGCTACGGCGCAACAATGGGCCTTGTCGGGCTGATTGGTGATCTTTGCGAATCGCTCATCAAACGCGATGTCGGGCAGAAGGATTCCGCGGCTCTGATGCCTGGGTTCGGCGGTCTGTTGGATCTGCTGGACAGCGTGCTGTTCGCCAGCCCGTTCGCCCTGGCATGGTGGGCTCGGCTGCCTCCGGCCGGCTGA
- the dusB gene encoding tRNA dihydrouridine synthase DusB: MVKRAITDVFRTTDRRPPRTAITAADTACAETSGQSRGNDVTADVERPCFRPAVRYGNLTLTSRYLLSPLAGFTTLPFRRIVRNIGGVGLTTTDLVNARALLERNERTMQMIETHPQDRPFAVQIFGSDPDFMAAAAQFLVDHGVDTIDINMGCPVNRIAGSGSGAGMMCNANGTISLVRKVVEAVPVPVSVKMRLGWDDRNLSAPFFAKEFEQAGICAVAIHGRTREQGFSGRVSLDGIRQVVEAVERIPVIGNGDVRSVADAAIMLRETGCHGISIGRAALANPWIFRQLDEWERTGTFSPAGTFDERLNLMIGQYEYLEERHGSQRAIVLFRKMAHWYLKGMRIRKRLRGDFQLVTTRTEFDDALQRIRDEGPVDGNRTGVLLDCPIPVPGGPVDKW; the protein is encoded by the coding sequence GTGGTCAAACGTGCCATAACGGATGTCTTTCGAACCACCGACCGCCGGCCGCCGCGCACTGCGATTACGGCCGCTGATACAGCCTGCGCGGAAACGTCCGGGCAGTCGCGCGGCAACGACGTGACGGCCGACGTCGAACGTCCGTGTTTTCGCCCAGCGGTGCGGTACGGAAACCTGACGCTGACGTCGCGATACCTGCTGTCTCCGCTGGCGGGATTCACGACGCTGCCGTTTAGGCGCATCGTTCGCAACATCGGTGGCGTCGGCCTGACGACCACGGATCTGGTGAATGCTCGAGCGCTGCTGGAACGAAACGAGCGCACGATGCAAATGATTGAAACGCATCCCCAGGACCGGCCGTTCGCGGTTCAGATTTTCGGCAGCGATCCGGACTTCATGGCTGCGGCGGCTCAGTTTTTGGTGGACCACGGCGTCGACACGATCGACATCAACATGGGCTGCCCGGTCAATCGCATCGCCGGATCGGGATCGGGGGCCGGCATGATGTGCAACGCTAACGGCACGATCTCGCTGGTGCGAAAAGTTGTGGAAGCCGTGCCGGTTCCCGTCAGCGTGAAGATGCGGCTGGGCTGGGACGATCGCAATCTGTCGGCCCCGTTTTTTGCAAAGGAATTCGAACAGGCCGGTATCTGCGCCGTGGCGATTCACGGCCGGACTCGCGAACAGGGTTTCAGCGGGCGCGTTTCGCTGGACGGAATTCGCCAGGTTGTCGAAGCCGTCGAACGCATTCCCGTGATCGGCAACGGCGATGTGCGTTCCGTCGCGGATGCCGCGATCATGTTAAGAGAAACCGGCTGCCACGGAATTTCCATCGGCCGTGCGGCACTGGCGAATCCGTGGATCTTCCGTCAGCTTGACGAATGGGAACGCACCGGCACGTTTTCACCAGCCGGCACATTCGACGAACGGCTGAACCTGATGATCGGGCAGTACGAGTATCTGGAGGAACGCCACGGCAGTCAGCGCGCGATTGTGCTGTTCCGCAAGATGGCTCACTGGTATCTGAAGGGCATGAGAATCCGCAAGCGGCTTCGCGGTGATTTTCAACTGGTGACGACGCGAACAGAATTCGACGACGCTTTGCAGAGAATTCGCGACGAAGGCCCCGTTGACGGCAATCGGACGGGCGTTTTGCTGGACTGCCCGATTCCCGTCCCCGGCGGTCCGGTCGACAAATGGTGA
- a CDS encoding ferritin-like domain-containing protein has translation MSDDKRQEIITELCVAYWMEIETVMNYIANSTNLDGVRAEEIKKALAADVAAELGHAQTLARRVKTIGGHVPGSVAFKASQQALQPPSKSTDVVAVIKGVIAAEEGAIAQYNKIIKLCDGVDYVTQDLCITALADEEEHRREFMGFLTEYEG, from the coding sequence ATGTCAGACGACAAGCGTCAGGAAATCATCACGGAACTCTGCGTCGCGTACTGGATGGAGATCGAAACCGTGATGAACTACATCGCGAATTCGACGAATCTGGACGGCGTGCGCGCTGAGGAAATCAAGAAGGCTCTGGCGGCTGATGTCGCAGCGGAACTCGGCCACGCTCAGACTCTGGCGCGGCGAGTCAAGACGATCGGCGGACACGTCCCCGGCAGTGTGGCGTTCAAAGCGTCCCAGCAGGCTCTGCAGCCGCCGTCAAAGTCGACCGACGTCGTCGCGGTCATCAAGGGAGTCATTGCCGCCGAAGAAGGAGCGATCGCTCAGTACAACAAGATCATCAAGCTGTGCGACGGCGTCGACTACGTCACGCAGGATCTGTGCATCACGGCTCTGGCTGACGAAGAGGAACACCGTCGTGAATTCATGGGATTTCTGACCGAATACGAAGGCTGA
- a CDS encoding pyridoxal-dependent decarboxylase → MGTPAYHSILNQLRSAFPAPVSDRMHDSYFVFSILRALDHVDGMKSEIPLLGKAMPLDYEQAEQARIADESSTVERVSEQLVATLNGMPIWGHPRTQINVTPPSTIPAIIGSLLPAIYNPNLVSDDSAYGVEVAEARVTSMTADLVGYDPKRAAGVFTFGGTGTVLYGVKIGLEKAMPDAMDQGVAANGVLLTSRQGHYCRLNVAGWLGIGEKNVVTIPTSTSNDIRIDAFEAAAREAIRSGRRIVAMIATMGTTDAMGIDDIAAMADIRDRLVEEFALDYRPHIHADAVIGWAWSVFSDYDFEANPLNFRPRTVRALAAACRRISALHRADSIGIDFHKTGFAPYVSSLVLVKERQDLQSLVRGREDMPYLFQTGERHPGVYTLETSRPGGGVLSALANLLLFGRTGLRVILGHLVEMAELLREHLEGHRNTTVLNSDNVGTVTLFRVYPDGVDTWTIKDRERTDPAALDELRSFNDYNRRVFRVLHRQAMLGEGVRISMTECYRHTDYGEPIVALKSYMLSPFIDESHVELLVRNVLKARDQVE, encoded by the coding sequence GTGGGAACTCCCGCTTATCACAGCATTCTGAATCAGCTTCGTTCTGCATTTCCGGCTCCCGTTTCGGACAGAATGCACGATTCATATTTCGTCTTTTCGATTCTGCGAGCTCTGGATCACGTTGACGGGATGAAGTCGGAAATCCCGCTGCTGGGCAAAGCGATGCCGCTGGATTATGAACAGGCGGAACAGGCTCGCATCGCCGACGAATCGTCGACGGTTGAACGTGTCAGCGAACAACTGGTCGCGACGCTGAACGGTATGCCGATCTGGGGGCACCCGCGGACTCAGATCAACGTCACACCGCCGTCGACGATTCCCGCCATCATCGGATCGCTGCTACCGGCGATCTACAACCCGAATCTGGTGTCCGACGACAGCGCGTACGGCGTCGAAGTTGCGGAAGCTCGCGTCACGTCGATGACGGCGGACCTTGTCGGCTACGATCCGAAGCGCGCCGCCGGAGTGTTTACGTTTGGCGGTACAGGAACGGTTCTGTACGGCGTGAAGATCGGGCTGGAAAAAGCGATGCCCGACGCGATGGACCAGGGAGTCGCCGCCAACGGCGTTCTGCTGACGTCGCGACAGGGACATTACTGCCGGCTGAATGTCGCCGGATGGCTGGGGATCGGAGAAAAGAATGTCGTCACGATTCCCACATCGACGTCGAATGACATCCGCATTGACGCGTTTGAAGCCGCCGCGAGGGAAGCGATCCGCAGCGGTCGGCGAATCGTCGCGATGATTGCCACGATGGGTACGACGGATGCGATGGGAATCGATGACATCGCGGCGATGGCCGACATTCGCGACCGTCTGGTCGAAGAATTCGCTCTGGACTATCGCCCGCACATTCACGCGGACGCCGTCATCGGCTGGGCGTGGTCCGTGTTCAGCGACTACGACTTCGAGGCCAATCCTCTGAACTTCCGGCCTCGCACCGTGCGAGCTCTCGCGGCGGCATGTCGTCGGATTTCCGCACTGCACCGCGCGGATTCGATCGGCATCGACTTTCACAAGACCGGTTTCGCGCCGTACGTGTCCAGTCTGGTGCTGGTGAAGGAACGTCAGGATCTGCAGTCACTGGTGCGAGGTCGGGAAGACATGCCGTATCTGTTTCAGACCGGCGAACGTCATCCGGGAGTCTACACACTGGAAACATCGCGTCCCGGCGGCGGAGTGTTGTCGGCGCTGGCGAATCTGCTGCTGTTCGGCCGGACGGGTCTGCGAGTTATCCTGGGGCACCTGGTGGAGATGGCCGAATTGTTGCGCGAACACCTGGAAGGTCATCGGAATACAACCGTGCTCAACAGCGACAACGTCGGCACGGTGACGCTGTTCCGCGTCTATCCGGACGGAGTCGACACGTGGACGATCAAAGACCGGGAACGCACCGATCCCGCGGCGCTCGACGAGCTTCGTTCGTTTAACGACTACAACCGGCGTGTGTTCCGGGTTCTTCACCGGCAGGCGATGCTCGGTGAAGGCGTCCGTATTTCCATGACGGAATGCTATCGACATACGGATTACGGTGAACCGATTGTGGCGCTGAAATCGTACATGCTGTCGCCGTTCATCGACGAATCGCATGTGGAACTGCTGGTGCGAAACGTCCTGAAGGCTCGCGATCAGGTTGAATGA
- the modA gene encoding molybdate ABC transporter substrate-binding protein, with protein MKNEPRSGSVNAVWTMPLAAGSAILVLVSLLRLGPPDSAKLRPPLLVFVAAGMRAPVEEIADRYEDEFGVPIQLHFGGSNTLLNQLQVAGGSSPDLFLAADEFYIDRAIELGLASETLPIAVQRPVIAVRKDSRRQIRAMADLLRDDVRVSLAYANQAAIGRVTRKQLQGITTADGTLWQQLEAHVTRTGAFKPTVSDVANDVKLGAVDAAIVWDSTVAMPDYRDELQAVDVPELAAGQSLISVAVLNTSADPGAAVDFARFLADPNHGRKVFEDYGVRPYVAADKVPESSSQ; from the coding sequence ATGAAGAACGAACCAAGATCGGGCAGCGTCAACGCTGTCTGGACAATGCCCCTGGCGGCGGGATCGGCGATACTGGTGCTGGTTTCGCTGCTTCGGCTGGGGCCGCCGGATTCGGCGAAACTTCGTCCGCCGCTGCTGGTTTTTGTCGCGGCCGGAATGCGGGCTCCCGTGGAGGAAATCGCTGATCGCTATGAGGACGAATTCGGAGTTCCCATCCAACTGCACTTCGGCGGTTCGAACACGCTGTTGAATCAGCTTCAGGTCGCCGGCGGTTCGTCACCGGACTTGTTTCTGGCGGCGGATGAGTTCTACATCGACCGGGCCATTGAGCTGGGACTGGCGTCGGAAACTCTGCCGATTGCCGTTCAGCGACCTGTGATTGCCGTCAGGAAGGATTCTCGCCGGCAGATTCGCGCGATGGCAGACTTGCTGCGTGATGATGTGCGCGTGTCGCTCGCCTACGCCAATCAGGCGGCGATTGGCCGAGTCACGCGGAAACAACTGCAGGGCATCACCACGGCCGACGGCACACTGTGGCAGCAACTGGAAGCTCACGTGACGCGGACCGGAGCGTTCAAACCCACGGTCAGCGATGTCGCCAACGACGTGAAGCTGGGAGCCGTGGACGCCGCCATTGTCTGGGATTCGACGGTCGCCATGCCCGACTATCGCGACGAACTGCAGGCGGTGGATGTTCCCGAACTGGCTGCCGGGCAGAGCCTGATCAGTGTCGCCGTTTTGAATACGTCAGCGGATCCCGGTGCCGCTGTCGATTTTGCACGGTTCCTGGCCGATCCGAACCATGGTCGGAAAGTCTTTGAAGACTATGGCGTTCGGCCTTATGTTGCCGCCGACAAGGTCCCGGAAAGCTCATCGCAATGA